In Zingiber officinale cultivar Zhangliang chromosome 3A, Zo_v1.1, whole genome shotgun sequence, the DNA window ATTTTCGTTGAAAAATCACCTAAGATGGAAAACTTGTAATGATATTTGCAAGGTTTTCAAGATCTGATTTCTGGTTTTACGCAAAAATACTATGTTCTTCGACATATGTTTTCCGTGTACAAGTGCATTCAATTGCCAGAATTTATCAGGATTTCTTTTAAGAACGTGACTGGTTCGAACAAATTCATTCTattcatttcttcttctaaaACTTATGATCCTTATATCGATTCCAACAGTTTGATGATTTTTCTTGTATTTGCCCAGTGCTAGTTCTTCCTTCGCCGCCTTCTACTGTGAATTTGAAGATGGTAGAATTAGAACTATCAGCACCATTTTTGCGGAGCAGCAGAAGAAACCCCGACACTGCAGTGCACCAAATACCGAATGCCTTGCTGTTCTATCGTACTCCTAAATCTTCAACGAGATCTGTCACCTCGTATTCTTAGATGGCTTCCATTCTCGATGACTCATACTGATTGATGTATCTATGTATCACTCCTTAGATTTGTAGGGAGGGTTATGTGCTGTTGTTTCTTATCGACTATTTAAAGGTCTTGAATATTGTTAGGTTTTGAATTTGATGTTCCCTTGACGAGCTAGAGAAAAACAGTGATAGAACAATGTGTTCACATAAAACATTCGTCTGTTGCAGTGTGTTTACCACAATATGTGGACCTCTCTTCGCAGCCTAAAGTCTCATGCCCTCGTTTTGCTTGCTTTATTGTCTTATGGAAGGCCCTTCGACACAACACAGGTTGGCTGATCGTCTTCATGAGACAAATTTGGAAGCTCAACGATGTGATGAGAACAGGAGGCTCTTGAAGGTGACCGAGTTAACTCGCGATTTATCTGCTCGTCCAACCATGGAACTAGTGATCGAGAGCTGGTTTGGTGCCcctttattaaattatgcttagcattcttttttgtttttgttttttcaattTAAGTAAAAGGATGTCTCATTAGATGTTtcatctttaaaatattttgtactttattttgttgtaacaattatcgagtaattattataatattattattattttaattttcaatgcTATTGTATTAGTTACGATTAATTGTTATTATGtgtaaaaattattttgtaattGTTATAATGTATAACATTTAAAGACAGTCATAGTATTACAGTAACTACTTAGtagtttttataattattttaaaatgattttgattaatttaaataattatattgAAGTTTAATAAAGTTcacaaagaatattttaattacaAGTATGAAGTAGCCAGGGAGTAGTTGTTACAGTCATAACTAGCAACTAGTCAGTAGTTGTAATAATGAAAAATTATCTATTCCATTTAATCAAATTATATTGTAATTAAACTCTAAATATTAAACTGTTATAACAGTTACTGCAATAATACTGGAATAAAAATAAGATATTTGTTGGAGTGTTATATCAAGGTGGGCCCTATTCGATTCAGTGTCCATTTAATTTGCACTAATACAGCGTCTACGTGTCAGGTAGGTTAGTTTCAACTATCAAGTAGTTAGTGACATTTTGTGTGAGCCCCAATTAGCCACGAATAGGACAGAATGTATAGTTAGGTAAAAACGGACAAAAAGGAATTTGGTGCGAGTCCATTAAATCCGTCCAagcctaaaaaaaaattatttaccaCTCTAAAAATGTTCTTTCTAGTcctaatattttttgaattttcaatcATATCACTTTAGCGTCTAGCCATTTACATCTTAATTCATTTgttgaaaataaagaaataaatatttatctTTGGTTGCTGTAGAAATATTTCTATCGTTTGAAAAAAGctaaaagaataatttttgatatcatattaaaattcaaatttgtcTTTTACACGTAGAAGATGAAATTATGGTATAAAATAAAACCGAGaagtaaatttgaaaactttGCGTACCTTATTGAAAATAAAGGCTTAATGAAAATTTCCCATTGGAATTAAACGAGCGTGGATTTTGGGAACGGGGAACGAGTGCGAGAGTAGTGATTGATAATAGATCTCGATGCCAGATCTTGCATTGAGTTCTGTTCTACTCCGATCCATCTCTCCGATGGTGTTCTCGCGATCCATGGCGGTGTCCTCCTGGGTCTCCGCCGTGCTCCTGCTCGCTGCTGCCTCCGGGGCGGGTGGCTTCTACCTCCCCGGCGTCGCCCCTGCCGATTTCCAAAAGGCGAGTCTTTTTTCCCCCTCCTTTGCGAGTTTTGGTCTGTCGGTGGCTTCATTCCTCTTCTATAGTTTGGTATTGTGACTTGTTGAGATGTAAGAATTGATCTTAATGGCGGTGTTTGGTTTCTACCACTTCTGTACTCTTCTCTGGACGGAAATGAGCAATCTTTTCGTTTTAGATGGAAAAAATTCGAACTCATGGAAATCTATATACTTTAAGAAAATCTCATCTTTTGATAGAATTGCCGTCGATCTCTTGTTACAATTTCGTGGAAATCTAACACTTAAGTATCTTGTTTGGGTTAATTTAGCTCCTATAAAATTCAATGATTCACTACATTCCTTGATTTGTTCAGAGATTAGTAGATTCTTGATGAGAAGCCGAGCAAACATAACTACCTTTGCTTTTGGATCAATTCCTTCTCTGATTTTTCAAATGCAACTGCAACGGGATAGTAATAAAATGCTGCGGTTGTCCTCAGTACTAAGCTTGTACAAATAATTGtatttataaaatgattttttgGTTTCACAAGTGTTCTGATATCACTAGATGAGGTCAGCGATTTCTTTAACACTAATTTCTAGAATCTACCGTCTCAAACCACATACATCAGACCACGTGATAAAATCTTTGTCTAACTTAGTAGAATAACACAAATAgacaaacaaagaaaaaaaaatcaatttaatatgGTTTAACATAAGTCTACATCAATTGGGAGCAAAAGTTTGAAAATTGGACAACTCAATATCCACACCATAAAATGTCACCTCTAGTGCTCCCTGAATACCAGAGAAGTCTCTCCAAGAGGAAAATTGTCTCCCCTATAAGTCTTTTATCTCTTATAGCCTCTAAATACACCTGCAAATGTCACTTTAGACTCTAATGGTGATAAGTTCATAGCCTCTGTCATCGCTACGCAAAACCATCCAAAACTATccaaaagaaaattcaaataattgGCACTTGAGTCAGCTGGTACTATTGGATTCAATATGTTGTCGAACCTCATATAATCATTAGTTAACTTTAACTGACCTTTTTCTGGGGATAAGGATTGGGGCAACTACGATCTACTTAATTTGATGCATTGAGTTGTGCTCTACTGAAACGAATAAATTAGCAACTTACccaagttagttttggaggttctttgggaatttatttattttcctttttggaaaCTTTTAGTAGTGCATTTTAAGTTATGCACATTTTGTGtaaattagagttttttttttcctttgactGTTCTTTGTTCTAATTTTTTCTTCATTGTATGAATGAATTGCACTTGCTGACTGCAGAAAGATCCACTTCCAGTGAAAGTAAACAAGCTTACTTCGACGAAAACACAACTGCCATATTCCTATTATTCTCTTCCATATTGTCGACCAGATACTATAGTGGATAGTGCAGAAAATCTTGGAGAGGTTCTTCGTGGTGATCGTATTGAAAATTCACCCTATGTGGTTAGGATCTGTGTACCGAAACTTCTGATTTTGTCAATACCTTCTATATTTTACTCTGGGTTCCTTTTTTTGGCTCCAGTTTGAAATGAGGGAACCACAAATGTGCCGGATCATTTGCAAGATTACATTGAATGATAAAGATGTTAAAGAGTTCAAGGAGAAGATAGAGGATGAGTATCGTGTCAATATGTAAGGCAGCCATTAGTTTATAAGCACTTATATAATATTATGCACCTAATAGTGTATATGACTGGTCAAGTTCTTTCTCAGGGTTCTTGACAATCTTCCACTTGTTGTTCCTATCAAAAGATTGGGTCAAGAGACTTCTAATTTTTATCAACTTGGTTTTTACGCCGGCGCCAAAGGCCAACCTACTGGAGTAAATAATATCTGACATTGCAAAAACAATATCATTTTGTTGTTCTTTTTTTGACTAACACAATTGTGTGCatcaatgtaatttttttttgtagaacAAGGATGTCAAATACTATATCCACAATCATCtgtcatttctagtcaagtatcacAAGGATGCACAATTAGACCTTGCAAGGATTGTGGGATTTGAGGTCTCACCATTCAGGTTTGAGTTGTGTAAGGGTCATCTTCTTGTATGCCTAAGCTTTAAGATACTACAGTTTGTTATCATTTATACTGCAGTGTTAAACATGAGCACGATGGCCAGTGGAACGGTAACAAAACTCGCCTTAGCACTTGTGACCCTCATGCCAAACGAACAGTTGTAAACTCCAACACCCCACAAGAGGTTGAAGTAAACAAGGATATTATTTTCACATACGATGTTGAATTTCAGGTGAGGCTAGTCGTCTCCAATCTTGGTTGAAgtgtaaaaaaaattctttctgtTATATATTATGTTTCAATTTGATTTTTTGCTCTACTTCACAGGAAAGTGATGTAAAGTGGGCATCTCGGTGGGATACCTATCTCCTAATGACAGATGACCAAATACACTGGTTTTCTATTGTTAATTCTTTGATGATTGTTCTCTTCCTCTCTGGAATGGTAGCCATGATTATGCTGCGGACTCTTTACCGAGATATCTCCAAGTACAACCAGCTTGAAACTCAAGAAGAAGCCCAAGAAGAAACGGGATGGAAGTTAGTCCATGGAGATGTCTTCAGGCCTCCAACTAATTCTGATTTGCTGTGTGTCTATGTTGGCACGGGTGTCCAATTCTTTGGTATGTTACTCGTGACCATGCTCTTCGCAGTCCTTGGCTTCCTTTCTCCGTCGAACCGAGGAGGACTGATGACAGCAATGCTCCTACTTTGGGTGTTCATGGGTTTGTTTGCTGGTTACTCCTCCACTAGTCTCTACAAGATGTTCAAGGGGACAGAATGGAAGATGATTACCTTGAGGACAGCATTCACATTCCCTGGCATTGTATTTGCCATATTCTTTGTCTTGAATGCTCTCGTTTGGGGCGAGAAGTCATCTGGTGCCGTGCCATTCACCACAATGTTTGCCCTCGTGCTACTCTGGTTCGGTATCTCAGTGCCTCTAGTGTTTGTAGGTagctacttggggttcaagaagCCTGCTCCAGAGGATCCTGTGAAAACAAACAAAATTCCTAGACAGATACCAGAGCAACCATGGTACATGAACGCAGTTTTCTCGATACTAATTGGAGGCATACTTCCATTCGGAGCTGTGTTCGTCGAGCTCTTCTTCATTCTCACCTCAATCTGGCTGCACCAATTCTACTACATCTTCGGATTCCTTTTCCTCATTTTTCTTATTCTTATTGTGACGTGCGCTGAAATCACAATCGTTCTATGCTACTTCCAGCTCTGCAGTGAGGATTATCAGTGGTGGTGGAGATCTTATTTGACATCAGGATCATCAGCACTCTACCTCTTCCTATATGCAACCTTCTACTTCTTCACAAAGCTGAATATTACGAAGCTCGTATCGGCCATTATGTACTTCGGCTACATGCTGATTGCCTCCTATTCGTTCTTCGTGCTGACTGGCACGGTCGGCTTCTATGCGTGCTTATGGTTCACAAGGTTGATATACTCATCAGTCAAGATTGATTGAGAGGATTGGTctgatcatattcttaatcacATAACAAAGTAGCAAAGTGCTCTTTCTTATCTTCGGATGCTAATCAACATGATTCAAGGGAAGGTCTCATTTATCTATCTATTTTAGTTGtttggatgaaaaaaaaaatccaacttttttttttgtcatattGAATCTTTTTAGAGTTTGCAAGGATCAATCAAAGAGAGTCTTTATGTTTTCCCTACAATGTTGGTGTGAAAACAAAGGCATTTTTACTTGTAGATCTCTGTTGTAGAACGATTGCATCAGTGTGGCTATCTCTTTATATCAGAGTTTTGTTCTTGAATCAATTATTTAGGTAACAAAATCATATTATGattaggaaaatttttaatttgccctctataattttttttaaaaaaaaatattttggctTTTAAAAGTATCAAATCACCCTTAAAGTTCATGTCATTTTATCATATGAATTCATAAGACCATATGGATAAAAGGTTGTGAAAATAGTctaacaaataaaaattatattgagCAATAATAATCAAAAAGACgtctcttttttattttattggaataaaacaaaatattttttttaatcaaagaaCATCCCACTTACCCACCCTCCAAATGATATAGTTGTCCTCAAGTATATTTGACCAAATTTGGATTAGTATATTTGACAATTTTGACTTTTAACTATTTCAATTTTTTGACTGATCAATTTCAAGTTTAAATCTTAAACTATTCGGGCAGAATTGGACTTGTTCCTGTCTGAAAGCTGAGTCGATGAACGCTGAGGATGTGGTGCTCCCGTTGACTGGTCGAAGACTGCAAGCGTAGTTCTCCCGCTGACGTGGACCTGCAAGTACAATGTCGAGCgtagatcgtgaggtctataagctataaaaggtataactagttattagtttccgtatcataactagttcatccttttatttagatcttaaaataccaaatacaagaggctaatgaatctaggttatcgaatttatgttttcgattttgtatttcttttgcttttcgaatttgtgattcgattgttctttttggttaaacctaaggttactataaggaaattaaatattaaatttcgttgaaaagctttgtctaggaagtggtggatgctccaatacccaagaaagcctaacatctcgctatgtttaacctggaagccaatctatgaaattaatatttaattgaatttgtaatatgggtggattttgatcaataatgttaagcatcgtttgcaatccaagtctaaaccactaacaatagataagttgaatttggaatcaataatgttaagttccgtttgtgattccaaatttaatttctaaagaacacaataggttgttaggaatggttcaggacttgtacaaaacttttgtacaggggaaccggtacgatattcccagtagcagcCAAcagatcggatgctaggcataatgtcccaacaggtcatggttgaccaaatGTTGGGTTTTAGGGGCTTGGGACGTGATTTGGCAAGTCACATGtgagttcaatcgatcaaccgatcgattgactcatgtccaatcgatcggttgatcgattgggtgcgTCCCGCGACAAAAgcttctcccaattgatcgggtgatcgattaggGAAGAATCGACGTCGCACAGaacgcctcccaatcgatcacccgatcgattgggagcctccaatcgatcggacgatcaatTGGAGCGCTAGAAATCGCACGATAGCCttgaattgatcggttgatcgattcaggcaatttccagagagcacagaggcgctctggatcgatcgaccgattgatccaaagtctccccaattgattgggagcaatctaatcgattgggatccaaccGTTGGCGTTGGATAAAGCCGTTGCGAGCGTTTTCTTCAGTAGCTCTTTTCAGATCTTCTCCCAATTCTTCTCCGACACAtacaacaacttctccaagctctcaccgcagttcttgaaggttcttggaggcaagtgcttgtgcacgtccaagtcaagaagcgatctacgacaagaagaagaagttagggttagggtttcaagtgtaaatcttataagattccaattgtatttgcttccctttctttcttcttttattGAGAGTGGTGTAGGACTTCTCCGCTTTCGGTAGTTACTATAaaagagtgtttttatagtggaaagtgtgtgtcgtgtgtggatctttggattagtcatcttttcttaaggtggataccaaataaatccttgtgttagcgttgtatttgtgtttcttgtattttccgttgcatatcatcaccaagaaacaagcaacgacaagcatgatgagctattcacccccctccctcaatcacatttcgaccctaacactattcaccccctcccctcgaACGCATCTCGATCCAGCATGCCCTAAAAGGGATGCTACAATACAATGACCAAAATGTCCCCCTTCCCTCTCCTAATTCCTCTTCTTTCCTTAAGTCATAtttgtatcacaagcctccccctcaagtctagttgaaggaggcgcaagtccgactgactagaccaatcCTGACGTAAAACAGAATCACTGCAGAATCAGATCACTTGGCTCGTCTTAAACATCAAACGAGTAGTTGTGGCAATGCTAGGCCAGCAATCGATTGGATGTCGAGCGAGAGATCGAGCAATATCGAGCAGACGGTCGGGCGATGCTAAGGAGGGTGATCGGGTGATCGGGCGATTATGCGAATGCTAAGCAAGATGTAAAACAGGTGTCAACCAAACGGCAAAAAATAATGTCGCGTGAGTGCCATGCAGGGGATCGAGCGAATGCCAAGCGGGTCAAAAGTTGATGGGCGAGCGATGTCAAGCGCGCGATAGAGAAAATGTCGACCAGGCACCCGAGATAATGCTAATCGGATAGAGAGATGCAAGGCGAGCGGTGCTAAGCGCACGACCGAGTGACAATAAAGCACTACCAGGTGATCAAAAAATGTCATCCGGGTAATAGAGAGAATGTCGAGCGGTGTCGAGCGCACAACCGAGAAAATATCGATTGAGCAATAGTAAACTGTGACCAAGCGTCCGAAAACTTCCCACCATGTGATCGTGAAATGCGACCAGGCAATAGGGAGAATGCTGAGTGGGTCAAAAGAGGATGGGCGAGCGATCGAATGGTACCAGTGAGCAACTGAACGAATGGCCAAGCGATATTGATCGAGCGGCTACAAAGATATCGACCGAGTGATAGAGACAATGTTGAGCGAAACCTAGAGGCGGATCACGAATAAGACCGAAACCCGTGAGCTGAGCTGGAACGAATCTTGTGAATAGAACGGGTGTAGAGCTTGTGAGATCGGAGGCGAACGCGAGAGCAAAGCCCTTGAGCCAAGCAGGCACAGAGCTCGTGAATCGAGTAGGAGCGGATCCCAAGAGATCGAAAGACACAACTATGCCCCAAGTTGGCATGAAGCTCATCGAAGGCGAATGCTAGAGGGGGCAAAGCCAGGGATCCGAGTGGGCACAAAGTCCGTGAGGCGAGCAGCGAGTGAAATGCGAGGGTCAAGCACTGCAGTGAGTGAGATCAGTGCCAATCGAGAAACAACGATGAGCAAAACGCGAATGGTGAGTGTCAGGCAGAGCGACAAGCGAAGCGAGTGTGATGAGTGCCAAGCAGAGCGGTGAGTGAGTGGTGAGTGCTGACCGAGCAGCAGCGATGAGCGAAACGCGAATGGTGAGTGTCGGGCACAGCGGTGAGTGAAGCAAGTGCCTGACACCAACCAGGAGGGAAACCTGACCGACTAGTTGTGCGCGAGAGccctactcacttataacttgtactggggcgagagtttgaacACAGATTGGGAGGTCATTAGTCGTGAGAGgctgctcacttataattcgcgctgggacgagagtctagagTCTCGACAGAGAGGTCGTTAGGGCACGAGgcatgatcacttataactcgcgttgggaccAGAGTTTggaacccgaccgagaggtcgttagtcgtgagagcatgctcgcttataactcgtgctggggcgagagtttggagcccCGACCGGGAGGTCATTGGGGTGCGAGAGTATGATCgctataactcacactggggtgagagtctgaaacctgaccgagaggtcgttggtcgtaagagcatgctcgcttaaaactcgcgctggggcgagactCAGGAGCCTGACCGGGAGAttgcaagagcatgctcgcttataactcgctctgGGACGAGGGTCTGGAATGtcgaccgagagatcgttggccgtgagagcatgctcatttataactcgcgctggggcgagagtctggagcccgaccggGAGATCGTTGGTcgtaagagcatgctcgcttataacttgcactgggacgagagtctggagcccgaccgagaggtcattggtcgtgagagcatgcttacttataactcacactagggcgagagtctggaggcgtgagagtgtcacgccccagaggagtccctgctagacaaaaatccggcagcacctcccctgtacggatgacaatctgaagcaataaatacatatatactcaacatataaacataatccacagcccacacggctggatataagcacacaaccacacagtttaaaaGATACAACCCACTCGACTGGACAGAAATGAAAAACACACAACCACTCAATATAtaataacaacccacacggctaaaAGTAAACGTAGCGGAAAACataaaataatacgaacgtaagaccaacaacaacactaacaaaaatacctgcaatcaccagacttgactccaaaattcaacatcgacttattgaaaagcaaaatacacaaaattaacataccacccaaacgataacaaaaccaaaaaaaaCTATCCTCAAGTGTGACGTGAGACTGACAGCTGTGACTcttcaagcatccatgactcatctacctgttacctggcaaaataaaattagtttgcgaggtggtgagtattggaactcagcgggtaaggaaagatagtgcatgaacataataagcaaatagagaatgccaaaaaggaatacagtctcataagaagaatagcagatactaaaacaaaaccataataaatgctcatacctgaaactatatcctaggttagtaatagaaggtcagaagtagtactaatatgctacagtactgctcataattaTAGAGGAAATATGTAAGTATATACAAACTTCCAATAAGTAAACTAAGGACTAAACACCTACAACGAGGGCATATTtcaacataagcaagcatagcaaTATAAGTGAGCAATAGCCACATAAACTAATATCAACAGCAAAAgtaacaacaacagcataagctagtaacaacAGCAAAAGTAGCAACAACAGTATCAGCAGATATAACGATAACAacatatgcacggatggtcatcccgcccacctctctgcaccacgacccctgtatggtcgagaggtcagaTCGATgataactgtaccacccaaaggtcgTCACTCTCTCGAGTGATCGGATGGACAAgtactgagtagctaactagctacatagcgaagggggtccctgctgctcgcaacttcagctaccactatccatgagtggccgagtgtggcacgacaggacaagcgacatctcctccagctaccactacccatgagtggccgagtgtgcggcgcggcCCGACGACTCACTCCCCCACCAGGAAGAAGTGGTCGCCTGCAtgtatgcaatgacatgatgcgtacaatgcaacagtcatcatatatatataaacagaaaatgggtatgctacatgaagccggcATGCTCAATAAGGTAAATAAACATACAACATTCAAAGCAAATAAACATGGTATCTATTACCTATATATCCATTATCTAATATCTAATA includes these proteins:
- the LOC122052681 gene encoding transmembrane 9 superfamily member 8-like; the encoded protein is MPDLALSSVLLRSISPMVFSRSMAVSSWVSAVLLLAAASGAGGFYLPGVAPADFQKKDPLPVKVNKLTSTKTQLPYSYYSLPYCRPDTIVDSAENLGEVLRGDRIENSPYVFEMREPQMCRIICKITLNDKDVKEFKEKIEDEYRVNMVLDNLPLVVPIKRLGQETSNFYQLGFYAGAKGQPTGNKDVKYYIHNHLSFLVKYHKDAQLDLARIVGFEVSPFSVKHEHDGQWNGNKTRLSTCDPHAKRTVVNSNTPQEVEVNKDIIFTYDVEFQESDVKWASRWDTYLLMTDDQIHWFSIVNSLMIVLFLSGMVAMIMLRTLYRDISKYNQLETQEEAQEETGWKLVHGDVFRPPTNSDLLCVYVGTGVQFFGMLLVTMLFAVLGFLSPSNRGGLMTAMLLLWVFMGLFAGYSSTSLYKMFKGTEWKMITLRTAFTFPGIVFAIFFVLNALVWGEKSSGAVPFTTMFALVLLWFGISVPLVFVGSYLGFKKPAPEDPVKTNKIPRQIPEQPWYMNAVFSILIGGILPFGAVFVELFFILTSIWLHQFYYIFGFLFLIFLILIVTCAEITIVLCYFQLCSEDYQWWWRSYLTSGSSALYLFLYATFYFFTKLNITKLVSAIMYFGYMLIASYSFFVLTGTVGFYACLWFTRLIYSSVKID